A region from the Achromobacter seleniivolatilans genome encodes:
- the speD gene encoding adenosylmethionine decarboxylase, with protein sequence MTVHATPGRHVLADFRGMPAASLTNAPKLEALLIAAAQAAGAQVLSAHFHHFGEGAGVTGVVMLSESHISIHSWPEHQFAALDIFMCGAAQPELALAYLQAALAPESVHVTTVARG encoded by the coding sequence GTGACGGTTCACGCCACTCCCGGCCGCCACGTGCTGGCGGATTTTCGCGGGATGCCTGCGGCAAGCCTGACCAACGCGCCCAAGCTGGAGGCCCTGCTGATCGCTGCCGCGCAAGCGGCAGGGGCCCAGGTGCTGAGTGCGCATTTCCATCATTTTGGTGAAGGCGCGGGTGTGACGGGCGTCGTGATGCTCAGTGAATCCCACATCAGCATCCACTCCTGGCCGGAACATCAGTTTGCGGCCTTGGACATCTTTATGTGCGGCGCCGCACAGCCCGAATTGGCGCTTGCCTATCTGCAAGCCGCATTGGCGCCGGAATCCGTGCACGTCACCACCGTGGCACGCGGCTGA